The Sander vitreus isolate 19-12246 chromosome 10, sanVit1, whole genome shotgun sequence genome contains the following window.
CGGGCAGGGTCATCACTGTGCAGTCGCCGTCTCCAGGGCTGTCAGGTGTGGGGGGCAGTTTCTCATAAAGAGCTCCACTGCCATGCTCGACAGAGAAGAGGAAGTCAGTGGATAGAGTCGGTAGCTTGAGCGGGAGCTTGGTGGAcagggtggtggggggggaggggctggaggtgGTAGTTGGTGGAGCTGAGGAGGAAGCTGAAGGGGCCATTGAGGTGGTGGTGGCGGTGGCTGTTGTAGCAGAGGGCGGAGGAGTGGTAGTGCCAGCAGGGTCGAAGCTGAAGAGGGGTTCACCGAATGGGAAGCTAGAACCAGCAACATGGGGAGTGTAGGGTGGCGTGCACACAAACTCTTTGGTCTGCTGAGCTTGTGAGGTGGGGACAGGggggagaggcagagggagagctGGCAGTGGAGGGTCAAGCTGGAAGGATGGCGGCAGAAGAATGTTCTGGGTCAAAAAGTCTAAGTCTGCTACTGTTTCAACAGTGACTGGAGTGGGAGAGGAGGCAGCTGAGGGGCTCTCAGTGGGATGTTGCTGAAAGAAGCTGTCTTCCTCAAGAGAGGAGATACTGGAGCGAGGGTCACCCTCCACCTGCATGGCCTCAGCAGCAGAGCTTCCTGGTTCATCAGAGGAGCCCACACTGCAGCCAGCAGTGCTGAAGTCAAAGGACTGGGCTGACAAGCCACTGCTGCCTGGGGTGAAGACTTGGTCTGGGCTGGACAGGGTTTCTGGAGACTGGAGGCTCAGACCCTCCTGCTGAGAGGTACCGCCACTTAGAACCAGGGTCAGCTGGGTGTGCTCTGAGCTGAGCTGCTGACGCACTGAACAGGCCTCAGACtcactgagagagagaagaagaaacaaagaaGAAACCGAAAGTTAGGATGGTATTTTTCTCAGTATTCATCATTCTTTTGTCCCCAAATTGATGATTGGTGTGtggtttgaaaaaaagtcagtaaataCCTGATGATATAGTTGTTGCTGATGATGGGGatttctccaggctgcagctgaAGCACCATGTAGAGCCAAACCCACGATTGGTCCTGAGCTTGCACACGCACCACCATTTCAGCTCTgccctctcctccttctcttacTGTTGAACAACAGTCACAGCACAAGTTGGCATCTTGTATGTAATCATATTAATCATCATAGTGTTTTTCACTGTGTGGATGTGCCAGTGGGCAcgatgtgtgtgtaattgtgtgggCATGGATGGTTGTAACTGGTAGGTATGTGTGAAGAGTACACTTACATAGGCTGCGGTGTTGAGCGGAGGCATGTGACAGATCCTGTGGGTGGAGGAGGCTGTACCAGGAGCAAGAGCGTAAAGCTGTCACATCAAAGCCGAGATAGGCGCTCACACTGTAGGAGAGAGTGGGTGGTGATATGTTAGGAGGATCATTTTTTAACCATTTAGTGATCTCATGAATAGACTAATATACCAGTAAATATTAAAGCAACAGGTGGAGGTGAGGATCAGCTATTTGTGTGAACTCACCTGTCCTGGGCAGTCTGCAGCCTCATGTCCCGGCTATGCTGGGAGTGGAAGCAGGCCAGAAACAAGTTGGCCTCAGCAAGAGGAGGGGTGGAGGTTGACTCCCTCTCTGCCCCAGGGCTGGAGCGGGCCGGGTGGGGCTCCAGAGGGGAGCAGAAACACACCCATACAGGGTTGGATGTCCAGTAGGACCCAGCAGCAGTAGAGGCAGCGGGGGGAGAGAGGCAGCGAGCTCGGATCAAAACCAGCTTGTTCCCAGCACTCTGCCTCCGCACGGACTTGGAGGTGTTAAAACGGCAGCGGAAGAGACGGtctgtggaggaggagaagatgagAGGGGGGTTATTAAAAATCATATTCGGTAGTCAGTCCACATTAGACTTGTGAATTTAATGTTTGTCTTACCCATCTCAAGTGACGTGGTGCTTGACAGGTTGGTCCTCATGTTAAAGTGGTCTGAGGCGTCGATAATATCATACACACTGTCCCCCTGTGCCACAAGATCCACCTAAAAATTACAAACAGAAACGTTATTTATTAAGCCCAAAGTAGAGCTTGAATAGTACTACTGAACTACGAATGGAATCGGTTCCGTGTAGACTCACCATGGAGTGTCCGAGGTGGTCGGAGACGCTATCTGACAGGTACAGGAGCTTCCCTTCCCCAGTCAGCAGCATCAAAAAACCCGGCAGCGACTGCATCAACTCCGACAGTTCGAGGAAAGACAGAAACCCAGCGCTCTCCTCAGCAGTTTCCGCTTCTAGAGAGAAAAAATGGGACAGGAAAGATATTTGTTAATAAACCTGAACCTAATAAGAATGAACACAACATACCTGATCTCCGCAATAAGAAAAACAGTGGCCGCAGtgtgtttcagcaccatggacagcgacGCGGCTGTATTTATGGTGCTAAAgcatttcagcaccacggacagcgacaAACTTCTATTAAACGCGTTAACGACCTTGTATATCGACTATTTGCGAATAATGAATGACCCACAGCTCGAGATATGTATCAAGTCAATTGCCTGCGATGCCACTAAAACACTTGTTGATTCCACCACTGAGAGATTTCAGTCTGTCAATGCAGCACATGACATTCATCAACAGGTCGTTTTATTCAGAGTAAATTCATTCTTACCTTGAGTGAAGAAGACGGAGTTCCTGGTGTACATGCAGGCAAGTGACATGATGTGCAGGTATGAGAGCCGCGCTTTATCTGCATCGGATATGGGCAACAAGTCCTTCAGGCTCCGGATCTCCGCGTTGATCTGGTCCCGTCGAGCCTTGGATGCTCCTTTGGTTGAGCGGTACATTGTGGCCGGTTGTTGCGGTGAACTATCGAAATTCTTCCAGATGTGCGTTGGAGAGTTGAGAGCGGAGTGTTGTTTAACGCCGTGCCTCGGCTGGAGTCGGGGTGCCCTGTCTCCGAGATGTGTTAAGAGACaggttgtaaaagtggaaaaGCTCTGAGGTGTGTTATTGGACTTTCATCTCAGCTAGGTTTGTTTTTCAGAGAAAGGTTATAAAACCTTCTCctgccctgtctctgtctgctttAGCTCCGCCACAGCGTCCAGCTTGGATGCTGGCAGGCTGCTGGATGTCTGTCCACCCTCTCAGAGTGCAGGTGAATCGGCGGCTGTGGTAGCCGTCTCTCGCACAGAAGTCCGTAACCCGTAAATCTGGTTGAGGGACTCTGCTCGCCAGTCACTTATATAGTCTGGGACTCCACCGGAGCAGGGGGGCTCCCAACACACCGACACCGACGTAAAACGAAGGGAGGGGGTGGAGAAGAAGGGGGGGAGGGCGAGGCGAGGGTGATAGATATGTCTCATATCAGTGTAGCAATGGTGAAATTCTCCCCCTCCCTTTCCCGTGCCCTCTCCTTTCGGTGACACTTCATCGACGTCAGCGCTTCCCTCTCCTCGGTGATGACGTCGGTCTGAAATCGGGAGCTCCGGCGACGCAAAAAGCCCGATTTGGACAAAACCGAGTAAGGGGCGGAGCAAGCGTAAAACGTAAACGGAGTCACCGGACTCCGGTGTActggagcaggaggagggaTGATGGGAAGACTTGGTTGCATACGAAAGAAGTCTCTGTGTTTATATGTCTGGCACTTGGTAGGCTACCCGTCACTGCCTGTTTGCCCCGGACCTGTCAGTAAACACGGCAGGTGCTTGTTAGGTGCGATTCGATCATTTCACTTTGACCACATTTActgtcaacattttaaacatgtgaGATTGATGATGCAGAGCTGAACACAACATGCTCATTCACCTTACAGGAGACGGACATGGATGCTGAGGCTGTTTCACATCGCTTCGTCTCTCCGTCGCCTTTTCTGAATGAAAATCATTCTTGAGCAGCTGAAAACACTAATGGATGCATAATCCTACACAGAATGTGCctccatttttaaaatgttagacATGAATGCTGCGCTTGTCCCGTGCCTTCATTGCAATTTCACATTTGTCTTGTTAAGAGGCAATCTTTAGCATTTTGtgagcatttttttcttctcaataCTGTCGATAAGAAATAAACTGAAACACTACATGTaaggtttgtttttatatatgcaGTGTGATCCACGTCAGAGCTAAATCTCCATTGCATTGTGATGGACAGTAACGTTTTTAGGGTTTAATAATTAACAGGCGAGAATAGACCAACTCTGAGTGACCGTGGATTTGCGTTGGAGGTTGTGGTTTTGATTGTAGAATAAAAACATGGACTCGCAGAAACAATCAGAGCATGATCAAATGCAAATCActgaaataaacaaaccaaacagctGGCCAGTTTGACTAGTAAGGCGCTCAAAAACCAGTTTAGACCATCAAACACCAGCAACGATCTTATTATAATTCTCTCTTATAACTGTTTAACGAACGACGTTTATGTGTGGTTTGGCGCTTTGGTCTCTTCCTCCGTTTAAAACTTACAAGGACGATCTTCATAATGAAAAGTGAAGTCATTTTAATGAATGACATTCATGAATAATGTGACGCGCGCGCAAATAGCAGCCGGCATTGAGCAACCTGCAAACCTGTCACCAGTCGCATGTGAGGTAAACCGTGCTGTTTCTAAAAATAGGTTTGGTGACCAACACAAGGACTGCGAGGCGCGCCCCCGCATCCCGCTCTGATCGTCCTATTTATAGATAAGATTTCACTTTTAACCTAAAATAGATCTGTAGTATGTGCTTCACATGTGGATCCGAGCAGACACACACCTGGATCTGTGTCGCTGCCCACACTGTTCATCCGGACAAATTacgatgctgtgtgtgtgtgtgtgtgtgtgtgtgtgtgtgtgtgtgtgtgtgtgtgtgtgtgtgtgtgtgtgtgtgtgtgtgtgtgtgtgtgtgtccatttctAATGGAATACAGAACCTGGTCTACATCTACTTCAGATTAATAAAGATAAATGTAGAGTCAAGAGGATGAGGCCTATTTGTCAAAAGGTATTGCTTACTTTGGCCCACTGTTTACCTACTTTGACAGTTTTGAATATGCAAAAGATAGCTCATTGATGAATCATCCTGCTTCTTGCTTTACTTGATTCagtacctgtgtgtgtcttttctcCTTTGGAGTTTGTTTTGGTCTCATATTTCTTATTGGATGACTAAGCCATCTCTGCCTTTTCTCCTATAGTTGTATTTCCATCAGTGCTTCCTGTTCAATAATGACCCAAAAGTACCAGATTGTTACCAGACGATCAAAGAagaatggcggatttgcacatAGAGGTACTGATTAATTTACTTTTTCCACTAAAATGACCCATAGTCCTCACTTTCAATGTGTACAGGTTAAATTAGCTTCACTTGAGCTCTTGAAGCCGTACAAATGAGAAAAATGAGTTTGTCTTCTCTGCTCCACATCACATGGACGAGCAGCGCCTCCAGAGCAGACACACCAGTCTGTTTCTAGTGGGAACTAtaatgtgtcatgacagtgacATCAGTTTTCCTTTTGGCTATTCTGGATGCAGCGTTACACACATTCATTAGAGCAGTTTACTCAGAGAAGACATCAATGTACAGAGGTTGTGCaaatctattttcttttttaaagagccCGACTAAAATGACTGAAATTGATTCATGCTTTTTCTTTCAGGTGCATCTAATAACCTTTCACTTGGTTTGATGTTGGCCCTGTTGTATGTTTATAGGTAAAAATCATCCAGATGTAATTCCTTCTCCTGGACTTAATGAACACAACAGGTGCCACATGTGAGTCCCCTAACCAGGAAAACGCAGTGAGAGTATGAGTAAGTGTGAGATATCTTGAGTTTAGAGTCTATTGTTCTCTCTGCCTTCAGAACCATTTTCAATTTCCAGCTAGAAAGTACAGACTAAAAAatagttgtttttaaattaatatcAACACAAATATGCCAATGGATATTCATATATCAagtctactactactactactactactactactactactgtggACTGACAGTCACAGAAAATTAAATAATTCTCTCTAGAAAAAAATGCCAAGATTCCCTGGTTCTATATTCTTcgttgtgaggatttgctgctgtACTAATAATGATCATAAACTGAAGGCTTCATCGTGGGCTTGGGAAATGGTGATGGACATTTCACactattttatgacattttattgaacaaacaaactaatcaagaaaataattagtTGATTAAGCAATAATGACAAGAGTTGTTAGTTGTGGTCCTCATCTCCATACACTCCAACTGTAACAGCCTAGTTTAAAGGTGGGGTATGCAGTTTTTGGGaaaagtcaaacaaacacaccagaATTTGAAAATATAGCTCTCCTCCTGATGCTCTCCCCTCTATCTCCTAATCCCCTCCAACCAGACGAGCGCAGCCATATGTACACAATTTATACAGTAACCTATACGAGTCCTAGTCATTCATTTCAATCATCCTGATTGTGATTGTGTTCCCAATGTCATTATATAGCGGCAATTCTATGAGAATTAttgcctgttttttttacaaacttgTGGGcctgtaaagccctttgagatGCTGTGATTTAGGTTGTGTCAGTATTGGCAAAGTAATTCAGAGATTGAGAGAAAATGTTGTAGTTTAGCTTTCTGCTAACCGTAGCTGTGAGCTTTAGCCTCAGCTGTGAGCTTTTGGCTACGGTCAGCAGAAAGCTAAACTATTGTCAATGTTTTCTCTCTATCGCTAAGACACTtctcaaatattgttttattgcGTTTATAGTCAGACACATTTTTAGACTCTCTCTCTTTGAgcagtctgtctttcttttgagAGTTGCTTTGCAGTGTATTTAGTTGTCGCCAGTTACAACTTTTTCTGCAGGATTTTTCGCTATTGAATCAGGCTTTCACCATCTGAAGGCATGAGGACCCGCAtctagaacagccaataggatcaccctctctctgaaatggcatgtgattggccaaagtcccCAGTCACAGGCTAGAtattctaaagcctgaaaatgGAGCAAGGAGCAGGTGCAGCGCTCTAGTATTCTCTCAGAcaacttgaattacaatatgttaAAGGTTATTGTGGAATTTTTGTCCAATGATGCAAAACAAAACTGCCTACCCCAGCTTTAAGTCAGCAACTCCATGTGGACAAAACTGGAACATTTGTCAGCAGTGGCAATGTGTTCTTGTTGCTTAGgaatgataatgaaaatatgatGTGTTCAGTTTGGTCTTGTGTAGCATATTCATAACTGTATCTTAGCAGTGTCTAGTCGCCACATATGCTTCAGTAGTGACAGTCTCAGCCCTTATTTTTACAGCATGGTGTCATATTTTATGGCTTTGTTTGTGCAAGTAATGATGTTGCATTACATTTGATACTTGCTACTGCAAAAAGGGTTGTTTATTATATCGACCCACACCACTTCCCATTCAGTAAAGCACTAAACTCTTATCCTGACATTCTCCTCAGGAATTACCTCATACTGCATTATGGCATTACCTTCCCCCAGAGTTTTCTTGTTTAAACAACCTCCCACCCTAACCAGTAGTCTGGCCGTTAAAATGCTTGTGTCCAAAAGTCTTCAGGTTATGGTCCTCTGCATCTTGGTGCCATTAGCAACATAACTACTCCAGCATTCTTgtttaatgtagaaaaaaaaacataaaattgaGCAGACAACACATTTAAGTCTGCTGCATCATTAACTAGCCTATGAGCAATTTGTGGCCTTGTCTTATATTGGCTATCATTACAGTAATTAATGATAGACAACAAACTATAAAAAAAGGATTATTTTCCAAATGACTGACTACAAAATTACTTTTTCCCTGGGTTTGACCTTGTAGGCTGTCACCATCAACCACAAATTAATTTGACAGTGAGTTATTTAGATTCCAACTCTCTCTTTATAGTGGACCATGCCAGTGTTTGAACACAATTTGTTTCATTTCCTAAACCACATATTCATTATTACTGACCATTTTCTAAGCCTTTTTTGTGATTTATGAATGTGTGAAACTTTCAGACTCTCAATCATATGTGCTTGGTGTTGTTGTCAACTGTGTTGCTCTCAAATGATGTCTCAGCTTTTAAATTATCATCTTGGAAAAGACATATTTTCCTAACAGGCATTAAAACTGCCAAAAATTGTTCTCTTTATGTAGGAAATCTCCGCACATGATTACAAAAGCCCAATCAATTAATACTTACCTTGATATGATTCATTTGGATCTTGGACACAAGGGTGCATGGTGCCAGGGAGGAAACCATTCTAGCCTGGCAATTTATGTGTTATAGTCATCATCTTTATCTGTGCGttcttttttgctttcttaTTGAATTCTGGTACATTTTTTCTGTAGAATTTAATATGAGATGCTCTGGATGATGAAGGGGGCAGGTTATTTATTCTTTCTTCATTCTTGTTGGtaaccaaagtgcttcacagttACTATTAAATACGATATGctgatgacctgagaggtctagATCTGGACCTGTATGGGATCAGCAACACACTGATTCAAACCAATTTGGAGTGCCCAGGACGCTGTGGAGTCTCTGTTCATAACTGTGCAGCTAATTTGAACTAATTGTTAACAGACATGCTACAGCTTCTTGGTCTAAACAAGAATATAGTGCATTACAATACTCAAGACATGAGAAGATAAAATAATGGAGGATTTGTTTGAGCTGTTAGCAACATAAGAAAGGACATAGTTTGGCAATatgttttagccatgctagcagcgtgGATCAATGTCGTTCCACCACCttagtccagactgaaatatctcaacaactactcaATCAGCTGGCACAACATTTTGCACAAACATCCCATGGTTCCCAGGGGAAGCATCATAATGACTTTGGAGATCATCTGACTTTTCCTGTAGCACCACCATGACGTTGAGATTtatggttttgagtgaaatatatCAACTATTGGATGGTTTACTGTGAAATGTGGAACAGATAAACATGTCTGAGGAACATGATTTTTCATCTAGAAGCCAGGGAACCTAAAGTACTGTTGTAAAATTTCAGTTGTCCGATTTAGGGCATAATTTCAATGTTGTTGATTATGATTTCACTGCAGGCACTAATCTCTTGAAGACAATTATGTAAAATGGCCAAATTTGAAAGTTCCACAAATACATAAAACTATATTTAATAATTTCCATACCATATAAACCCCAGTGTATACACAGTGATTCATTataacacagcaacacaaatcCTCTTCACTCTAAGTAATATGAGCATTTCCAAGCAGATCAACGGGTAAAGTTGTTTGAATAGAGCACGACTATGAGTCTGCTGCGACACGTGAATCTCATTTTCACTGGATTTTTAACTAAGCACACATCACTTTCTtcaagatgtgttttcaaagattgtctttttttatggcGCTTGCAGACTTTCTCTGGGCAAAGATAGCACACATCTGTAGCCTATGCAGGAGCTTCCAGAACAAAAACActcaaagttgtttttgtttttttccgtcCAGCAGTCTCGTAGGTACTTAGGCTGTCCTGGTGTCCCACACACTCTCTTGTCTCAAGCGCTGCCATTGTTGCAGTTGTCATGATAATCCCTGTCATTATGAGACAGGGTTGTGTTGGTATCATAGGTGGGTGGCAGAGAAGAACATGGCTGTGGAGAGGCGGATGGGTGAAGAGCGAGGGGTCGGAAGGATGAGTGCCTCGTCTCCCTGACAGCAAATGGACTCAAATGAATCCAATTAGTGGGCCGTCTTTGTGCCAGAAACTCCTGTTTGTCTCAGTATTCATGTGGAGGCTCATTTAGTCTTATAACACTCTTTAGCAAAATTATTCATCCTGGCACATTAAGCCGagcactcactcattcactcactcagtAATTTTTCCGCTCAGTGAGTCATACATTTTTACACTCAATAACTCTTTTACTCAGTCACTCATTCACAGGGACATGTCTGGTACATTTTGAATGGCTGTCTGAGTTAGGTTTGgttgttttcaaatgtaatttattataaactttcagacagacagagattaaTTAATGCGTTGCATTAGCCCGACGAGCTAACGGTCAGTAATGGATGAACAAGATGCTAACAGCTCAGTGAGACTGTACTCAGGTACCGCTGTGCTTTGCTAACACGCTCATAATcgcaatgttagcatgctgacatttggcagatataatgtttaccatgttcaacaTCTTTTAATGTGTTAGTATACTAACATTTGCTATCAGCACTTAACACAGAGTACAACtgaagctgatgggaatgtcacttactcactcattcactcagaTTCACTTTCTTACTCCATTATGCTCACATTTATTCTTTCACTCACTGACAACACTTGGTCACTCATTCACTCAGATttctcacacattcacacattttctgTCCTATCCACACATTCACTCTGCCATTTACTTATTCACTAACTCACTCAGACACTGATTCATTTGCTCACTCACTCATACCTTGATCCATTCAATTAGATTTgtcactaactcactcactcatttaCTTGATTTCTCACAAAATCAGCCACTCTCTCTGTTATCCACCCATTTACTttttcactcattcattcacccGCTCACACCTTCACTTGCACACATTACTGTATCTCTGTTAgatacacattcaaacacatttcTCACACAATCACTCACTTTCTCTGTTATCCACATATTCACTTTTTTACTCACTTGCatcttcactcactcactcacatatTACCTTGCTCACCCTCAACATAACTCACTTTCTCTGTTATCCATACATTCAGTCTTTTAGTCACGTTAAAGCTGTGgtagacagttttttttgtgatattgggcAAAAACTTTATGAttatctttcagcatattgtaactCAAGTGGTCTGAAAGAAAACTAGACCTCTacacctcctcttggctctgttttcaagCTTTAGAATATCTAGCCCGTGACTGGGggctttggccaatcacaggttaTTTCAGAGggtgttcctattggctgttctacaaATGCAGATGCATATGTACACATGCCTTCAGATGGTGAAAGCCTGATTCAATAGCAGAAAATCCTGCAGAAAAAGTTGCTATTGCAGCACTTGCAACAACTGCAAAGCTACCCAACAAAGGTAGACGGACTTCTCAAAGAGAGAGTGTCTAAAGAGCGTCTAACAATAAACGCGATAAAACACGCTTCAATATCGGCAAAGCGtttcagagatggagagaaaatgttgctaagttcatgtttatgtagCAAGCTAGAGCCTTCGAATCACAGCATGTCatctcaaagggctttacaggcccacaagcaaagaaaacaggacagTACAATGGCATCAGGATCACAATCAGGATGATTGAAATGATTGACTAGTACTCGTATAGGTCACTGTATAAAACGCGTACATATTCCCAAGCACGTCTGGTGGGAGAGGCTTTGGGCAGAgaggagagctgcaggaggaggactatattttcaaattatggtgttttttttgccttttccagAAAACTGACTACACCCGCTTTAATTCACTCTGATATTCTATTATGCTCACTTACTTATTCCCTGTGTTTAACTTGCTTT
Protein-coding sequences here:
- the npas4a gene encoding neuronal PAS domain-containing protein 4A, which gives rise to MYRSTKGASKARRDQINAEIRSLKDLLPISDADKARLSYLHIMSLACMYTRNSVFFTQEAETAEESAGFLSFLELSELMQSLPGFLMLLTGEGKLLYLSDSVSDHLGHSMVDLVAQGDSVYDIIDASDHFNMRTNLSSTTSLEMDRLFRCRFNTSKSVRRQSAGNKLVLIRARCLSPPAASTAAGSYWTSNPVWVCFCSPLEPHPARSSPGAERESTSTPPLAEANLFLACFHSQHSRDMRLQTAQDSVSAYLGFDVTALRSCSWYSLLHPQDLSHASAQHRSLLREGGEGRAEMVVRVQAQDQSWVWLYMVLQLQPGEIPIISNNYIISESEACSVRQQLSSEHTQLTLVLSGGTSQQEGLSLQSPETLSSPDQVFTPGSSGLSAQSFDFSTAGCSVGSSDEPGSSAAEAMQVEGDPRSSISSLEEDSFFQQHPTESPSAASSPTPVTVETVADLDFLTQNILLPPSFQLDPPLPALPLPLPPVPTSQAQQTKEFVCTPPYTPHVAGSSFPFGEPLFSFDPAGTTTPPPSATTATATTTSMAPSASSSAPPTTTSSPSPPTTLSTKLPLKLPTLSTDFLFSVEHGSGALYEKLPPTPDSPGDGDCTVMTLPEVRGPLYVDVPMGHLQYPPEGLLTPEASPGKQPCLSFFSLEREREKERAEISLLAQHISSLAEGFYLDPLLSKLSPPSMSPSSSPPSPFLSPAVETADDDSVHMLREFYPIKAWRGLDIPMFLDDDDSLFEESILETLLQDNFIPPQSPGLCSPSPSPMPNPSSPISPQTPVCWRQPSQFEGVGHFCSVQSAQCNSMVGCGVTVAAEAGAMAEGEGLAEEAMEIEVVSSPVSSCSSIPASPPLILTASPSPATSTPIVSPMPAVSCNQSLLEELAVLEPMFGAGASIAPGLGQQPELYQLQCHPSPQCFHKDGSGSVPPF